A window of Garra rufa chromosome 11, GarRuf1.0, whole genome shotgun sequence genomic DNA:
aaccatgAAAaacttacattatttaaaataatccacatcgttttatacatattttaaactatgggggggggggggtgtaccATTATTACGATTACGTCAAATGgtttgcactctgtgagctactgacacttcctgttgctatttttactgcaacacaactaaaataaaatactgatacaatgagcacagctactgaaagagcttacaggttgCGATGGGTGTAACTGTAGTCTTAAACCAAATGCCACACCATCGATTTTCCCTACAAGGAGGCTTAATGCTCTGATATTGAATGAAATCTGCCCTGAGAAACTTCTTCgcccgcacaaacgcacccagatACGGAAGATGCACCGTTCTTTTTACtgtaagtaaacccgtggacatgatgtcctgacaggctggagtttgtacgacctccataaacacaataatttaccatgacaatgatcaattgaaattaaaaataactaccgaaaacacaccatctcacgactgctcctactgaatagcaacagagcttggcgaacttgacgtcatatgacgcagtgtgaaaaaaaagctatttttgaaagcggtcaaggaaaccgtcactttgtcttctaaatttgtgcccttacatcttgtaaaatattttcaaattctgCATTAAAggttcgtatagtattttcataCACGGATATATGTTTATATCgaattttttttaacctgcaatatgcactttaaagactgcggcgtcatgacaaacatcggcatgtttacatcctgccaggatggcatctagcgtttcttgtctctaccatttgtaagctctttcagtagctgtggtctactaaaagcctcaaaagcatcagggctaaagtggagagaacaaagacgtgggtctGACAGTATTCAGCAAAAAGAGCTGATTTTCCCCACAAGGGGGCTTAATGCTCGTATATCAAATGAAATCTGCCCTGAGAGACTCCTTTAATGGCTgcagcgtcatgacaagcgtcagcatgtttacatcctgccatgatggcatctagtgtttcttgtctccgccatttgtaagctctttcagtagctgtggtctaaagcctcaaaagcatcagggctaaagtggagagaacaaagacgtgggtctttagaaagttttattcgtccacaggcatttTTCCATTCTTGTCTCCTATTCTTATCGCTAGAAAAAGACTTAAGACCGTTCACACAAAGCACGATAACGATAataataactataactataaagataacattCTAAAAATCGTTTTAAATTGAAGAGAATAGCAGTGGTCACACTATAACGATAACGATACAGGGCAACACAATCGTTAGGATCACtttttttatcactttttttttttttttacagctgatgaacgataaaacacaaataaatacaacaaaaatcGTTCACTAGTGTGGACCCAAATTTAGTTATCGTTGcatttatagttatcgttatcgttcttggtgtgaatggACCTTTACACTGATTCTCTTGCTGCCTTTTGACTGAAATTTACAATCAAAAgtcacacaatgtggcattgtatcagtattctTTTTTTCAAGTTGTGTAGTGGTAAAAAAAGCAACAGGTAGGGCCAGTAGCTCAttaagtgcaaccatttcacgtcatcaaaataatggcaccccccatagtctaaaatatgtattaagcaatgtagatttttttaaataatgtaaatctttcatgggttttctactacatattttggtaaaatacataatttgcgttatattaagccatacaagttttGATTTCCTTTAAGAGCTACATTAATAATTAACACATAATGATTGAATTGGAATCCAGTGCTCTGATTGGTGGCTGTTTTGCAGGTGCAGTGCGTGATAGGCTGAAGGGACATGCGGTCCGAACCCTGGTCAGTCTTGGAAAATATCTGCAGAACTTAGATCTAAAGGCTGACAGTGTTCAGCAAAAAGAGCTGCTCAGACGATCTCTGATGGAGCAGCTGTGCCTCACTCAGCAGGTTAAGAGAAAATAATTCAACAAACTCACAtttttccatctatctatctgtctatctatctgtctgtctgtctatctatctatctatctatctatctatctatctatctatctatctatctatctatctatctatctgtctgtctgtctgtctgtctgtctgtctgtctgtctatccatctatccatctatctatctatctatctgtctatccgtctgtctatctgtctgtctgtctgtctgtctgtctgtctgtctgtctgtctttccgtctgtctatctgtctggcTTTACAGCagaaatgattaggctgtaggaAAGCACCAGGCATGTTGATGTAGAACATTATGTGAGCATGTTGAGTCGTTACATTAGCATGTGCCGTGTGTGACAGGACTTCGAGGCGGTGTGGAGGATTGTGAGTCGGCGTGCGGAGGGGCGGGTGCACCCCGCTGACGTGATGCGTGCCGTTACCGGGGAGATGAGCGAGAACAGAAAAGCCGTCTTCCTTAAGGTAACAGTCCAGCCTGACTGCTTTTGTCCTCCAGAGGATGCTGTTGAGCTCTGTGACTTATGGAGTTTCCATTATGGCCATTTgctgctgttttaaatgtttggatctttctcttttttttaggTCTATGTAAAGCTTGACCCAAATAAAACCGGCTCTATCTTTCTGAACGATATTGAAAAATTCTATAGAGGCAAACAAGAGTCTGAAGCAGCACTCGGTAAGCCACTGATCATTTAGTTTCTTCCTGTAGTTGTGTTTATTCAGTCTCAGTCAATATTTCACAACAAACATTGAGTGTTAAACCTGTTGTACTACAGTGTGAATTTCTGAATAGGCTGTATAGAGttaattttaccttttttatgttaattattttaacaaaatgaagggatcataaaaaaatgcatgttatttttatttagtactgacctgaataagatatttcacataaaatatgtttacatatagtccacaagagtaaacaccagttgaatttataaaaattaccccattcaaaagtttacatacacttgattcttaatactgtgttgttacctgaatgaccacAGCtgcgttttttgtttagtgatagttgttcaagagtcccttgtttgtcctgaacagttaaactgcatgttgtccttcagaaaaatccttcaggtcccacaaattctttggtttttaacatttttgtgtatttgagccctttccaacaatgactatgattttaaaaaccatcttttcacattgaggacaactgagggactcgaatgcaactattacaggttcaAACGCtaactaatgctccagaaggaaaaactatgcaagagcataaactttttgaatttgaagatcagggtaaatgtaacttatgtaactttatatacatatttaggcaaaataagaatgtacaccaaaagtttacacccctggtaacaacatagtattttattttttgtgaaatatcttattcaggtcaatactaaataaaaaaacaacacgcattttgtatgatccctcttattttggtaaaataattaacatttagcagtttctgcaaggtgtatgtaaacttttgactttaactgtatataccCTTCTTATGTCAAACTGTTGACAGAAGCCGGTCCAAACCATGACTTCCTGGCCTTCGTACAGGAAGCAGGAAAGATCACCAAAACTGTGTCCTACGCTGAGTTTGAGGACTATTATGAGGGTCTGAGTATTGAAATCCCTGATGATGAAGAATATATCAATAATCTGAGAGCTACGTGGAGTATCTGAGAGCATCTGCCTTGTTTATCGAATTACACGTTCTTAATTATGTTTGTTACTCTTTATATTcatgtattatttataatatgCAGTGTTGTATATTGCATTGCACAGtgtacagtacaattttaaaaaaaaatcagggtcagtaatattaatacttttattcagcaaggatgcattaaattgatcaaaagagacgGTAAAGACATTCATGTTACAAAAGATCAAAACTCAAAaatataagcagcacaacttttttaaacattgataataatgtttcttgagcaggaaatcagcatattagaactgacactgaaggctggagtaaaaacttagctttgcatcacaggaataaattacattttaaaatatattcaaatagaaaacagctattttaaattgtaataatatttcacaatattactgtttttactgtgtttttgatcaaataaatgcaaccttgatgagcataggAAACTTCATCTGGATAGTTTCAACTACTACTTGGATTGGCACATGCTAACAAGtttataaattaatgttaaaaatgtattaatttgtaTGTGATTTTATTCATCTACCATAATATCTGTACATATACAAACCTTAATATGAAAGGCTATGTAGAAAAGAAAATTCACAGATGAATCATGTGTCCAATATGGACATATATGCATGCATGGCATCAAAAGGCTATTTGTGTCTATTTGTGAAATGTCTCCCTCTGCGTCAATGTCCATTAGACAGTCCGTTCCCAGATCCATTAGAGTAGGTGTGTGTGTAGTCTTCCTCAGAACCTTCATCCTCATCCTCTTCTTCATCACTGCGCTCATCTCCTTTTAGCTAAAGAAAATGAAAGAGAATTAACCTTGTGCACTTTTACACacacaaatgtatttttaataaactgatttgtttgatcattttactaTTGTTGCGGTTTAATGCATTAAGAAAAATCCTAGCATTTATTATTTCACCTTTTTCTTGCTATAAAAATGGGCGTGGCTATTTGTAAATTTTAAAGCTCTTTcagtctcatccacatccagctatttttagctgtacaaaacagcttgttttgctgcaatTTGGTGTCTtaacattttattgtattattttaaacatgaacacactggtttgtagtgcaaacagttttactgtttactgcacgctgttattcttctcgttatttccctaatGAACCAGAAGTTTTACCCATATAGTGGATAGTAAAATCTCTTAAATGCATATACTgctttattagttattttatataAAGAACAATGGATACTCACTTTGCCAAAGAGGAACTTTTTGACCATGCGGAGGATCAGGGAAGCCCAAAACACGTGCAATAACAGCAGCACCACAAGCATGACGTTAAAGAAATAATAGCCGAAAAAGGGTTCAAACTGGTCCAGAGGATACACCCACGTACAGTGGATCAGCCTGTATAcacaacacacacatacaatttaataaacttaaacttaaaatctCCCACTCATTTACCTCTGTCACACACTTACCAGAAAGGGAAGATGATGAGTCTGGTTAACATGAAGACCAGAGCAAACACCACAAAGATACTGTTGCAGGCTGTCTCCCATCCAGCATAGTTAAACATCTTAGCAGACTAACAGAGATAGCAAAGATAAATGACAACTTTTAACACAATACACCCTATACATACAGTTTTTGGATGAAATATTGTGCACActaaaaatacagtcaaacataaatattataatataatataatataattgcaatttaaaacaactgttttctattttaatatattttaaattgtcatttattcctgtgatgcaaagctgaatttttagcaccattaatccaatatttggtgtcacatgatctttcagaaatcattctaaaatctaATTAtacatctaattttttttttagtcatacaggtttgggaccatttttatttttgggtgaactatccttccTCTTTAAGCCATAACTCTTCATTCACTGTTTAATCGCTTTCTCACCTCAAGTAGGACATCGGATGTGTCGTGCACCAGCATGACCAGTGTTCCAATTCGGACATAGTTGGCACACCAGGAGAAGGACAGCAGTGTTAGAGTGGCCCAATGATGGACCAACTGCTCCTTAAAGTCCTACAAATCAACAGAGAGAAATTGAAGTTCATATTCAtatcaaattttaaattattttttacaaatttcaTAAAATATCTCCATTATGAATGCATGCATTTAATGAATACAATACATCCATTTCTTAAACCTTAATGCACTGAACTGCATGAATTATCGCTTTGCTGACATTTTATGACATTATTAGTAGTGCTACCTGCAGGCTAGTTGAATAAGCGAGCTTTTGACCTTGACGTGACTAATTTTATCTAATAGTTATACACAATCTTTTAGAGATTAAATATTTATGAAAGAGTGCATCCTTACCTTACGCTTTACATCTGCAGCCACACTGAACAGTAAAGAACCATAAAAACTCATCTCAATGATGTAATACCAGTATTGAGAGTCCAGCAGTGactgtgtatacacacacacgcacacacacacacacacacacacacacacacacacacacacacacacacacacacacacacacacacacacacacacacacacacacacacacacacacacacacacacaaaacaaacatatttaaaatCCAACCGCCATACAAACATGCTTGCACAAACACAACCTTTCCAGAACAATATGCAAATTAAGACTAGTTTTCACTGTGCTACGTACAGTATTCATTTTTGCTTTTAAAACACTCTTTTTTTTACTTCTATGGGTCACACTTACTTGTTTGGGAAATCCTGCCCACACCACCCGTAGATCATGAAACCATGGTTTCTGTTGGACAAAACAATATAGTGTAGAagttgtatatttatttttagaaccAATTAAtctcattaaattaaaataaacactaatatTTCACTCTGTTTAAGCGATAATGATTTTTTAGTGATCCTTTCTTTAAATTGCATCGCTActccagtaggtggcgacaagtgaATGAATCCTTGAATCATTCAAATCAACAGATTTGTTTAAAACATTGATTCCTTTAATAGGAAAATGAAACACCGAAATACTCGTCCAAGTATTAGCAACGAGGAGTTTTCAGTGATTCTTTCTCCAAGTTGCATCGCTACTCCAGTAGGTGGCATCAAgtgagtgaatcagtgattcCTTCAATCAAAAGATTGGTTCAAAACATTAATTcatttaatatgaataaaacacagagACACTCTGTGTATTAGTGATGAGAATTTTTCAGTGATTCTTTCTCAAAGTTGCATCGCTACGCCAGTAGGTGGCGTCAAGTGAATGAATCCTTGAATCATTCAAATCAACAGATTTGTTTAAAACGTTGATTCCTTTGATAGGAAAATGAAACACCGAAATACTCATCCAAGTATTAGCGACAAGGAGTTTTCTGTGATTATTTTTCCAAGTTGCATCGTTCCTCCAGTAGATGGAATCGAGTGAGTGAATCTTTGAATCATTTAAATCAACAGATTTGTTTAGAACATTGATTcatttaatatgaataaaacaccaAGATACTGGTCTGGTCTGTGTATTAGCGATGAGAATTTTTATGGATTCTTTCGTTAAGT
This region includes:
- the cers3b gene encoding ceramide synthase 2 gives rise to the protein MLSEWFWWDRLWLPRPVTWADLQDGEGRVYARVSHLYIILPVALLLLGLRALYERLIAVPLAEALGVKDKIRKRASHNPVLEKHYKTHSKHPTQAEIKGVCKKLGWSERQVERWFRRRRNQDRPGILKKFKEASWRFAFYLCSTFGGVLALYDKPWFHDLRVVWAGFPKQSLLDSQYWYYIIEMSFYGSLLFSVAADVKRKDFKEQLVHHWATLTLLSFSWCANYVRIGTLVMLVHDTSDVLLESAKMFNYAGWETACNSIFVVFALVFMLTRLIIFPFWLIHCTWVYPLDQFEPFFGYYFFNVMLVVLLLLHVFWASLILRMVKKFLFGKLKGDERSDEEEDEDEGSEEDYTHTYSNGSGNGLSNGH